The proteins below come from a single Juglans regia cultivar Chandler chromosome 12, Walnut 2.0, whole genome shotgun sequence genomic window:
- the LOC109011721 gene encoding uncharacterized protein LOC109011721, whose protein sequence is MEDFRSKSCRDGRMQLESYYGGRAAPTSMQDLRSFSVSYAGSSAQPNEIAKEGKIKKEKSSLGSISKSWSFGDPELQRKKRVAGYKVYSVEGKMKGSLRKSFRWIKKSYTQVVDGWW, encoded by the coding sequence ATGGAGGACTTCAGATCCAAGTCATGCAGGGATGGGAGGATGCAGCTAGAGAGCTACTACGGTGGCCGGGCTGCCCCAACTAGCATGCAAGATCTAAGGTCTTTCAGTGTTAGTTATGCTGGTTCATCTGCACAGCCGAACGAGATAGCAAAGGAAGGGAAGATCAAGAAAGAGAAAAGCAGTCTTGGGTCTATTTCTAAAAGCTGGAGCTTCGGTGACCCAGAATTGCAGAGGAAGAAGAGGGTTGCTGGATACAAGGTCTACTCTGTGGAGGGCAAGATGAAAGGGTCTCTGAGGAAGAGCTTTAGGTGGATCAAGAAATCATACACCCAAGTGGTGGATGGATGGTGGTGA
- the LOC109011745 gene encoding uncharacterized protein LOC109011745 isoform X1, which produces MGNQKQKWTAEEEEALLAGVAKHGPGKWKNILKDPHFAPFLTHRSNIGLKDKWRNLSVSTSGQGSKEKLRTSKVKTVTAAPLPNVQNYSHAAPLRRKASIGTVVDDPSSSMQEGKNARRRGGWCSLIGPGQRMKPGVFFKLAISTLGGKSTTSRDLEKETNKQTLAKMEVQNSFKIRKQTVLGTKTPSPQEKDVKPWQSISSRLMITSETVDSIYLLNHSQCTSYLDDDDALKFTRLLGFIIPGSRGEIVLLA; this is translated from the exons ATGGGAAATCAGAAGCAGAAATGGACGGCGGAGGAGGAAGAAGCGCTGCTGGCTGGAGTGGCAAAGCACGGCCCTGGTAAATGGAAGAACATTCTCAAGGATCCCCATTTTGCCCCTTTCCTCACTCACCGCTCCAACATCGGCCTCAAg GACAAATGGCGAAACCTGAGCGTTAGTACTTCTGGGCAAGGCTCTAAAGAGAAATTGAGGACCTCAAAAGTAAAAACTGTGACAGCTGCTCCACTCCCCAATGTTCAAAATTATTCTCATGCGGCTCCGCTTCGTCGTAAAGCATCCATTGGCACTGTTGTGGATGATCCTTCCAGTAGCATGCAGGAGGGAAAGAATGCCCGACG AAGGGGCGGATGGTGCAGCCTGATAGGTCCCGGTCAGAGAATGAAACCAGGAGTCTTCTTTAAACTAGCAATCTCTACTTTGGGCGGCAAGAGTACCACAAGCAGAGatttggaaaaagaaacaaacaaacaaaca CTTGCAAAAATGGAAGTCCAAAATTCCTTTAAGATCAGAAAACAGACCGTATTAGGAACGAAAACTCCAAGCCCACAAGAAAAGGATGTCAAGCCGTGGCAGTCGATAAGCTCTAGGTTAATGATCACCAGTGAGACTGTGGATTCTATATACCTACTCAATCATTCTCAATGTACCAGTTatcttgatgatgatgatgcattAAAATTCACCCGTCTCCTTGGGTTTATCATTCCAGGTTCGCGTGGGGAAATTGTCCTCTTGGCTTAG
- the LOC109011722 gene encoding glycylpeptide N-tetradecanoyltransferase 1-like: MVDSNASSGSPEETQNPIPDGNEPSENDLTLDALTRKVQESLSLGKRHKFWETQPVGQFKDRGDSSLPEGPIEPPTPLSEVKQEPYNLPNAYEWITCDLDSDEMCSEVYNLLTNNYVEDDENMFRFNYSKEFLRWALRPPGYFRSWHIGVRAKISKKLVAFITGIPARIRARDDVVNMAEINFLCVHKKLRSKRLAPVMIKEVTRRVHLENIWQAAYTAGVVLPTPVSTCQYWHRSLNPKKLIDVGFSRLGARMTMSRTIKLYKLPDSTVTEGFRKMELHDVPSVTRLLRTYLNQFIVAPDFDENDVEHWLLPKEDVVDSYLVESPKTHEITDFCSFYTLPSSILGNQNYTTLKAAYSYYNVATKTPLLQLMNDALIVAKRKDYDVFNALDVMQNESFLKELKFGPGDGKLHYYLYNYRIRQALRPPELGLVLL, translated from the coding sequence atGGTCGATAGCAATGCATCATCTGGATCGCCTGAAGAAACTCAAAACCCTATTCCTGATGGGAATGAACCTTCCGAGAATGACCTCACACTTGATGCTCTAACTCGAAAAGTTCAAGAATCTCTATCGCTTGGAAAGAGACATAAGTTTTGGGAAACCCAACCTGTTGGGCAATTCAAGGATCGGGGGGACAGCAGTTTGCCTGAGGGTCCAATTGAACCCCCAACCCCCTTATCTGAAGTCAAACAAGAACCCTACAACCTACCCAACGCATATGAGTGGATTACTTGTGATCTTGATTCTGATGAGATGTGCAGTGAGGTGTATAACCTTCTCACTAATAACTATGTCGAGGATGATGAGAACATGTTCAGATTTAACTATTCAAAGGAATTTCTTCGTTGGGCTTTACGCCCTCCAGGCTATTTCAGGAGTTGGCACATTGGTGTCCGTGCCAAAATTTCGAAGAAGTTGGTTGCTTTCATTACTGGCATTCCTGCCAGAATTCGGGCCCGTGATGATGTTGTCAACATGGCAGAGATTAATTTCCTTTGTGTGCATAAAAAGCTCAGATCAAAGAGACTTGCTCCTGTCATGATCAAAGAGGTGACCAGGAGGGTTCACTTGGAGAATATATGGCAGGCAGCTTATACTGCTGGAGTGGTTCTTCCAACTCCAGTTTCAACCTGTCAATATTGGCATAgatctttgaatccaaaaaaGCTGATTGACGTTGGGTTTTCCAGACTTGGTGCGAGGATGACAATGAGTCGAACTATTAAGCTTTACAAGCTGCCAGATTCCACAGTCACTGAAGGTTTCAGGAAAATGGAGCTCCATGATGTTCCTTCAGTGACACGGTTACTAAGGACTTATTTGAACCAATTTATTGTTGCACCGGATTTTGATGAAAATGATGTGGAGCATTGGCTTCTTCCAAAGGAGGATGTCGTCGATAGTTACCTGGTTGAGAGTCCTAAAACCCATGAGATAACTGATTTCTGCAGTTTCTACACGCTGCCTTCATCTATCCTTGGCAACCAGAATTATACGACTTTGAAGGCTGCTTATTCCTATTATAATGTTGCCACGAAAACTCCTTTGCTTCAATTAATGAATGACGCTCTTATTGTGGCAAAACGGAAGGATTATGATGTTTTCAATGCATTGGATGTCATGCAGAATGAATCTTTCTTGAAGGAACTTAAATTTGGGCCAGGTGATGGGAAACTGCACTACTATCTTTATAACTATCGTATAAGACAGGCACTGAGGCCACCCGAGCTTGGGCTGGTGCTCTTATAG
- the LOC109011745 gene encoding telomere repeat-binding factor 4-like isoform X2: MGNQKQKWTAEEEEALLAGVAKHGPGKWKNILKDPHFAPFLTHRSNIGLKDKWRNLSVSTSGQGSKEKLRTSKVKTVTAAPLPNVQNYSHAAPLRRKASIGTVVDDPSSSMQEGKNARRLQKWKSKIPLRSENRPY, encoded by the exons ATGGGAAATCAGAAGCAGAAATGGACGGCGGAGGAGGAAGAAGCGCTGCTGGCTGGAGTGGCAAAGCACGGCCCTGGTAAATGGAAGAACATTCTCAAGGATCCCCATTTTGCCCCTTTCCTCACTCACCGCTCCAACATCGGCCTCAAg GACAAATGGCGAAACCTGAGCGTTAGTACTTCTGGGCAAGGCTCTAAAGAGAAATTGAGGACCTCAAAAGTAAAAACTGTGACAGCTGCTCCACTCCCCAATGTTCAAAATTATTCTCATGCGGCTCCGCTTCGTCGTAAAGCATCCATTGGCACTGTTGTGGATGATCCTTCCAGTAGCATGCAGGAGGGAAAGAATGCCCGACG CTTGCAAAAATGGAAGTCCAAAATTCCTTTAAGATCAGAAAACAGACCGTATTAG
- the LOC109011725 gene encoding dihydrolipoyllysine-residue acetyltransferase component 2 of pyruvate dehydrogenase complex, mitochondrial-like, with the protein MAYASHIINHSKKLRNAPKFLRHEHAILVRWFSKDARPSIGKRDDIWKIRRHCYLSSEREIVSRSTTNGTIAMFGIQKRNISMMPMEVRNPTVGLAFNQRFSCISSQIYLRRGFSSDSGLPPHQEIGMPSLSPTMTEGNIARWLKKEGDKISTGEVLCEVETDKATVEMECMEEGYLAKIIHGDGSKEIKVGEVIAITVEDEEDIAKLKDYKPSASDAGDAAVKGSSASTPPKEEVAEQPVSSSEPKTSKPTAAPPVEDRIFSSPLARKLAEEHNVPLSSIKGTGPDGHVLKADIEDYLASHGKEALATAPKARTATPAALDYTDIPHSQIRKITASRLLFSKQTIPHYYLTVDACVDKLVDLRGQLNSLQEASGGKRISINDLVIKAAALALRKVPQCNSSWTDEYIRQYQSVNINVAVQTDNGLFVPVVRDADKKGLSRIADEVKQLAQKAKENSLKPDDYEGGTFTVSNLGGPFGIKQFCAIINPPQSGILAVGSAEKRVVPSSGPEQFEFASFMSVTLSCDHRVIDGAIGAQWLKAFKAYVENPESMLL; encoded by the exons ATGGCTTACGCATCCCATATTATCAATCATTCCAAAAAG TTAAGAAATGCTCCAAAATTTCTGCGGCATGAGCATGCAATTTTGGTTCGGTGGTTTTCAAAGGATGCTCGGCCCTCTATTGGTAAAAGAGATG atatttggAAGATCCGTCGTCATTGTTATTTGTCTTCAGAAAGAGAAATAGTTTCCAGGTCTACCACCAATGGCACG ATAGCAATGTTTGGCATACAGAAGAGAAATATCTCAATGATGCCAATGGAAGTTAGAAATCCAACTGTTGGACTGGCTTTCAACCAACGGTTTTCATG TATCAGTTCACAGATATACTTGAGAAGAGGTTTTTCATCTGATTCAG GCCTTCCTCCTCACCAAGAGATCGGAATGCCCTCTCTATCACCTACAATGACAGAG GGTAATATTGCAAGGTGGTTGAAGAAAGAGGGTGATAAAATCTCTACTGGTGAAGTGCTTTGTGAAGTTGAAACA GATAAAGCAACGGTTGAAATGGAATGCATGGAAGAAGGCTATCTTGCTAAGATTATACATGGAGATggatcaaaagaaattaaagttgGTGAG GTGATTGCTATAACTGTTGAAGATGAGGAGGATATtgcaaaattaaaagattacaAGCCTTCAGCATCAGATGCTGGTGATGCTGCTGTTAAAGGGTCGTCTGCCTCAACTCCCCCAAAAGAAGAGGTAGCAGAACAACCTGTCAGTTCATCAGAGCCAAAGACATCCAAGCCTACTGCAGCACCTCCTGTGGAAGATCGCATTTTTTCTAGCCCTCTTGCCAGAAAATTGGCTGAAGAACACAAT GTGCCTCTATCAAGCATTAAAGGAACAGGTCCAGATGGACATGTTTTGAAGGCAGATATTGAAGATTATTTGG CCTCTCATGGGAAGGAAGCTTTGGCGACAGCCCCTAAGGCTAGGACTGCCACACCTGCAGCATTAGATTATACTGACATCCCTCATTCTCAGATCAGGAAG ATCACAGCTTCACGCTTATTATTCTCTAAGCAAACTATTCCCCATTATTATCTAACGGTAGATGCATGTGTCGACAAACTCGTGGA TTTGCGAGGCCAACTAAATTCATTACAAGAAGCATCTGGTGGAAAGCGGATCTCAATTAATGATCTTGTTATTAAG GCTGCTGCTTTGGCTCTTCGTAAGGTTCCTCAGTGCAATAGTTCATGGACAGATGAGTACATCCGCCA GTATCAGAGTGTAAACATAAATGTTGCTGTTCAGACAGATAATGGACTCTTTGTTCCAGTCGTCAGG gatGCTGACAAGAAAGGCCTATCCAGGATAGCTGATGAGGTCAAACAATTAGCCCAGAAAGCCAAAGAGAACAGCTTAAAACCCGACGATTATGAG GGAGGTACATTTACAGTGTCAAATTTGGGAGGTCCCTTTGGTATCAAGCAATTTTGTGCCATCATTAACCCTCCTCAGTCAGGCATTCTTGCTGTTGGATCTG CTGAGAAAAGGGTTGTACCTAGTTCAGGCCCCGAACAATTCGAGTTTGCTTCCTTCATGTCTGTAACGTTAAGCTGTGATCATCGTGTTATTGATG GTGCAATTGGTGCGCAATGGCTGAAAGCATTCAAAGCCTACGTCGAGAATCCCGAGTCCATGTTGCTTTAG